One Rhodococcus sp. P1Y DNA window includes the following coding sequences:
- a CDS encoding DUF2505 domain-containing protein gives MPRPIAHSAPVPAPVDKVHAALVSEQYWKDRIAEIGGPGAELVSVTAMNGTISVVITQSVPEDELPAAVTAFKKGPLVIERTESWGPLGGGRAEGKFGATVDGAPATISGTTLLVGDATSSTMSLAGTTEVKVPIFGGKIEAMISEQVLSLIDNEHDFTGEWIEKNL, from the coding sequence ATGCCTCGCCCCATTGCGCACAGCGCGCCCGTTCCCGCACCTGTCGACAAGGTGCACGCCGCGCTCGTCTCCGAGCAGTACTGGAAGGACCGGATCGCCGAGATCGGCGGACCGGGTGCAGAGCTGGTGAGTGTCACAGCGATGAACGGGACCATCAGCGTCGTCATCACGCAGTCCGTTCCCGAGGACGAACTGCCCGCTGCCGTCACCGCATTCAAGAAGGGACCGCTCGTCATCGAGCGCACCGAGTCCTGGGGCCCACTCGGCGGCGGACGCGCAGAGGGCAAATTCGGAGCGACGGTCGACGGCGCACCGGCCACCATCTCGGGCACCACGCTGCTCGTGGGAGACGCCACGTCGTCGACGATGTCGCTCGCCGGTACCACCGAGGTCAAGGTGCCGATCTTCGGCGGCAAGATCGAGGCAATGATCAGCGAGCAGGTCCTCTCGCTCATCGACAACGAGCACGACTTCACGGGCGAATGGATCGAAAAAAACCTGTAG
- the mshA gene encoding D-inositol-3-phosphate glycosyltransferase, translated as MSGRQLNRVAVLSLHTSPLAQPGMGDAGGMNVYVLQSAIELAKRGVEVEIFTRATSSSDEPLSEAAPGVVVRNIVAGPFEGLDKQDLPTQLCAFAAGVLREEARHEAGYYDLVHSHYWLSGQVGWLARDRWGVPLVHTAHTLAAVKNASLAAGDSPEPAARQIGEQQVVAEADRLIANTSEEAKQLIENYGATPDSIDVVAPGADLSRYRPGDKAAARAEFGIDPRETVVAFVGRIQPLKAPDVLLRAAAELVSRQPSVPLRVLVVGGPSGSGLDRPDSLIDLAAELGISARVTFLPPQPSDKLVQIYRAADVVAVPSYNESFGLVAIEAQASGTPVIAADVGGLGVAVRSGETGVLVHGHRTDDWATALGKLLKDREALARMASAAPVHAADFSWEHTAEGLLSSYRAAQFHFDRGVAPSEFSPRRTRGLSKLRRAEVTA; from the coding sequence GTGAGTGGTCGCCAGTTGAATCGGGTCGCAGTGCTGTCGTTGCATACCTCCCCGCTGGCGCAGCCCGGAATGGGCGACGCGGGCGGGATGAACGTCTACGTTCTGCAGAGCGCCATCGAGCTGGCGAAACGCGGCGTAGAGGTCGAAATATTCACCCGTGCGACGTCCTCGTCCGATGAACCGCTCAGTGAGGCCGCACCTGGTGTGGTGGTACGCAATATCGTTGCCGGTCCGTTCGAGGGTCTCGACAAACAGGACCTCCCGACGCAGCTGTGTGCATTCGCCGCGGGAGTTCTTCGTGAGGAAGCGCGGCACGAGGCCGGGTACTACGACCTGGTTCACTCGCACTACTGGTTGTCCGGGCAGGTCGGCTGGCTCGCACGCGATCGCTGGGGTGTGCCGCTCGTCCACACAGCTCATACTTTGGCAGCGGTCAAGAATGCGTCGCTTGCGGCGGGGGATTCACCGGAACCGGCGGCACGGCAGATCGGCGAGCAGCAGGTCGTCGCGGAGGCGGACCGACTCATCGCCAACACCAGCGAAGAAGCCAAACAACTCATCGAGAACTACGGCGCGACGCCGGATTCGATCGACGTCGTTGCACCTGGCGCCGATCTGAGCCGGTACAGGCCCGGTGACAAGGCGGCCGCGCGCGCCGAGTTCGGCATCGATCCCCGCGAAACCGTCGTCGCATTCGTCGGGCGGATTCAGCCGCTCAAGGCGCCCGATGTACTGCTACGGGCGGCCGCGGAATTGGTTTCGCGGCAACCGAGTGTGCCACTCAGGGTGCTCGTCGTCGGCGGGCCGTCCGGCAGCGGTCTCGACCGTCCGGACAGCCTGATCGACCTCGCCGCCGAACTCGGAATCTCCGCGCGGGTGACGTTCCTCCCGCCGCAACCCTCCGACAAGCTCGTGCAGATCTACCGTGCGGCGGACGTCGTCGCTGTGCCGAGCTACAACGAGTCGTTCGGCCTCGTCGCGATCGAGGCGCAGGCGAGCGGCACCCCGGTGATCGCCGCCGACGTCGGCGGGCTCGGCGTGGCCGTACGGTCGGGAGAGACCGGTGTGCTGGTGCACGGGCACAGGACCGACGATTGGGCGACGGCGCTCGGAAAACTGCTGAAAGATCGAGAAGCGTTGGCGCGCATGGCCTCTGCGGCGCCGGTTCACGCTGCGGATTTCTCGTGGGAGCACACGGCCGAGGGGTTGCTCAGCAGTTACCGCGCCGCCCAGTTCCACTTCGATCGTGGCGTTGCTCCGAGCGAGTTCTCCCCGCGGCGCACCCGCGGACTTTCGAAGCTACGACGAGCAGAGGTGACGGCATGA
- a CDS encoding type IV toxin-antitoxin system AbiEi family antitoxin domain-containing protein: MSPTHPSIVDLRRLAASQDGYFTTEQAEALGFEAPAMVANIAVGDWTKVERNLFRLTDWPHSDLEQFAMWCAWFGGDAVISHQSAAELHGFGHLHPQFVHVSAFTNLRLTDTRLAVHRLQLTPHDFESTGTFRMTTPVRTILDLAAGGISQITLDEVVGDAVAIGRVDPSALYEEAVNGPDRVAERVELALSACT; the protein is encoded by the coding sequence ATGAGCCCGACACACCCGAGCATCGTCGATCTACGTCGTCTCGCGGCGAGTCAAGACGGTTACTTCACCACCGAACAGGCCGAAGCGCTGGGGTTCGAGGCTCCTGCCATGGTCGCGAACATCGCTGTCGGAGACTGGACCAAGGTGGAACGCAACCTGTTCCGCCTCACGGATTGGCCGCACAGCGACTTGGAACAGTTCGCGATGTGGTGTGCATGGTTCGGTGGTGATGCTGTGATTTCTCACCAAAGCGCCGCTGAACTCCACGGATTCGGGCACCTGCACCCGCAGTTCGTCCACGTGTCCGCGTTCACGAACCTTCGCCTGACGGACACCCGGCTGGCCGTGCACCGTCTGCAACTGACTCCGCACGACTTCGAGTCGACCGGGACGTTCCGGATGACGACGCCGGTTCGGACCATCCTCGATCTCGCCGCGGGCGGCATTTCCCAGATCACCCTCGACGAAGTCGTCGGCGACGCGGTAGCCATCGGCCGAGTCGATCCAAGTGCGCTCTACGAGGAAGCAGTCAACGGGCCCGATCGAGTGGCAGAACGCGTCGAACTGGCCCTCTCGGCCTGTACGTAA
- a CDS encoding class I SAM-dependent methyltransferase, whose amino-acid sequence MGRSAGSTPVGTITRGTTGINRLRRSDRWLTHNPLVRRVLTDAPDPLVVDLGYGARPDTTLELARRLRTVAEDLRVTGLEIDPARVVPSTENVTFARGGFELAGLRPNLVRAFNVLRQYPEDAVPDAWARILSGLAPGGLLIDGTCDELGRRCAWVLLDASGPISLTIAWDPFTVDTPSDIAERLPKALIHRNVPGEKIHALLNAADRAWSTAAPLAPFGPRVRWRAALKHLADSGIETPVPRRRMRDNILTVPWDVVRPL is encoded by the coding sequence TTGGGTCGTTCCGCAGGCTCCACTCCTGTAGGAACCATTACCCGCGGCACCACCGGCATCAACCGCCTTCGCCGCAGTGACCGGTGGCTGACCCACAACCCACTCGTACGACGCGTGCTGACCGACGCACCGGACCCGCTTGTCGTCGACCTCGGGTACGGCGCCCGTCCGGACACCACGCTCGAACTCGCTCGGAGGCTCCGAACGGTCGCCGAGGACCTGCGGGTCACCGGACTCGAGATCGATCCGGCCCGAGTGGTCCCGTCGACGGAGAATGTCACCTTCGCGCGAGGCGGTTTCGAATTGGCCGGTCTGCGCCCGAACCTGGTGCGGGCGTTCAACGTTCTCCGTCAATATCCCGAGGACGCTGTTCCCGACGCCTGGGCCCGCATCCTGTCGGGCCTCGCACCCGGCGGTCTGCTGATCGACGGTACCTGCGACGAACTCGGTCGCAGATGCGCCTGGGTGCTGCTCGACGCCTCGGGCCCGATCTCGCTGACGATTGCCTGGGACCCGTTCACCGTCGATACGCCATCGGACATCGCGGAGCGCCTGCCGAAAGCACTGATACACCGCAACGTTCCCGGCGAAAAGATCCACGCGCTGCTGAACGCTGCCGACAGGGCATGGTCGACGGCCGCCCCGCTGGCCCCCTTCGGGCCGCGTGTGCGGTGGCGTGCTGCGTTGAAGCACTTGGCGGACAGCGGAATCGAAACGCCGGTCCCGAGACGCCGGATGCGCGACAACATCCTCACCGTGCCCTGGGACGTCGTCCGCCCCCTGTGA
- a CDS encoding DUF2505 domain-containing protein, whose protein sequence is MARRMNYSARFTYSTEQVYAALSSRDHWDARIEEMKKYSHNELKSFEVGENGIDVVMHHIIPRTELPDIAQTVMKKDMVITRNVHFDPYSETTEGKYDASIPAGPGSLKGVTSLFTTDTGSTLRTSSEAKVFLPFVGGKLEQLMLVNLRDLWRGEGEVTADWLAKNN, encoded by the coding sequence ATGGCGCGCCGCATGAACTACTCAGCCCGGTTCACCTACTCCACGGAGCAGGTGTACGCCGCGTTGTCGAGCCGTGATCACTGGGACGCTCGCATCGAAGAGATGAAGAAGTACTCCCACAACGAGCTGAAGAGCTTCGAGGTCGGCGAGAACGGCATCGACGTCGTGATGCACCACATCATTCCCAGGACCGAACTGCCCGACATCGCGCAAACGGTCATGAAGAAGGACATGGTCATCACCCGGAACGTTCACTTCGATCCGTACTCGGAGACCACCGAGGGCAAGTACGACGCCTCCATCCCCGCCGGGCCGGGCAGCCTCAAGGGCGTCACGTCGCTGTTCACCACCGACACAGGTTCGACCCTGCGCACCTCCTCGGAGGCCAAGGTCTTCCTTCCCTTCGTCGGCGGCAAGCTCGAACAGCTCATGCTCGTCAACCTCCGTGACCTCTGGCGGGGCGAGGGCGAAGTGACGGCAGACTGGCTTGCCAAAAACAACTAG
- a CDS encoding MBL fold metallo-hydrolase produces MQVTSVGHAGFHIQTDAGSILCDPWVNPAYFTSWFPFPDNTQLDWDALGDCDYLYVSHLHKDHFDPKNLAEHVNKDTTVLLPDYPVPDLKHELEKLGFHKFFETTDSVKHRVSGLKGDLDIMIIALRAPADGPIGDSGLVVSDGKTVAFNMNDARPVDLDVLTEEFGHVDVHMLQYSGAIWYPMVYDMVERAKKSFGEQKRQRQMDRARQYIEQIGATWVIPSAGPPCFLDDELRFLNDVYADPSNIFPDQMVFLDQMRRNGHDKGLLQIPGTTSTFTGSELVSHEHPIPVDQVEAIFTTGKAQYIEDFAQRQAGVIAAEKAAWAPAEGEPLLEPLRELFEPIMIQTDQISDGIGYPVALMLGEETVVLDFPKRIVREPLLKERYRYSFTIPPELVRTVVRDKEPDWVNSIFLSTRFRARRVGGYNEFLYTFFKCLTDERIAYADGWFAEAHDDTATIVKDGYEIQRRCPHLKADLSKFGIVEGNKLTCNLHGWDWNLDTGRCLTSKGHELRSTKL; encoded by the coding sequence GTGCAGGTCACAAGTGTCGGGCACGCTGGGTTCCATATTCAGACCGATGCGGGGAGCATTCTCTGCGACCCGTGGGTCAACCCTGCCTACTTCACGTCGTGGTTCCCGTTTCCCGACAACACCCAGCTCGACTGGGACGCTCTCGGCGACTGCGACTACCTGTACGTCTCGCATCTGCACAAGGACCACTTCGATCCGAAGAACCTTGCCGAGCACGTGAACAAGGACACGACCGTCCTCCTGCCCGACTATCCGGTCCCGGATCTCAAGCACGAGCTCGAGAAGCTCGGCTTTCACAAGTTCTTCGAGACGACGGACTCGGTCAAGCATCGCGTTTCCGGTCTCAAGGGCGATCTCGACATCATGATCATCGCGCTGCGTGCACCCGCGGACGGTCCGATCGGTGACTCCGGCCTCGTCGTGTCCGACGGCAAGACCGTCGCCTTCAACATGAACGACGCCCGGCCGGTGGACCTGGATGTGCTGACCGAGGAGTTCGGGCACGTCGACGTGCACATGCTGCAGTACTCCGGTGCGATCTGGTACCCGATGGTCTACGACATGGTCGAGCGCGCCAAGAAGTCGTTCGGCGAGCAGAAGCGTCAGCGTCAGATGGATCGAGCCCGTCAGTACATCGAGCAGATCGGCGCGACGTGGGTCATTCCGTCCGCGGGCCCGCCCTGTTTCCTCGACGACGAACTGCGATTCCTCAACGACGTCTACGCCGACCCGTCGAACATCTTTCCGGACCAGATGGTGTTCCTCGACCAGATGCGCCGCAACGGCCACGACAAGGGTCTGCTGCAGATCCCCGGTACGACCTCGACGTTCACAGGTAGCGAGCTGGTTTCGCACGAGCACCCGATTCCGGTCGATCAGGTGGAAGCCATCTTCACCACCGGCAAGGCCCAGTACATCGAGGACTTCGCGCAGCGGCAAGCAGGCGTCATCGCGGCCGAGAAGGCAGCGTGGGCGCCCGCCGAGGGCGAGCCACTTCTCGAACCGCTCCGAGAGCTGTTCGAGCCCATCATGATTCAAACCGACCAGATCTCCGACGGCATCGGTTACCCGGTGGCATTGATGCTCGGCGAGGAAACCGTCGTACTCGATTTTCCGAAGCGAATCGTGCGTGAGCCTCTGCTCAAGGAGCGGTACCGGTACAGCTTCACGATCCCGCCCGAGTTGGTTCGGACGGTCGTGCGCGACAAGGAACCCGACTGGGTCAACTCGATCTTCCTGTCGACGCGATTCCGGGCTCGTCGTGTGGGCGGCTACAACGAGTTCCTCTACACGTTCTTCAAATGCCTCACCGACGAGCGCATCGCCTACGCCGATGGCTGGTTCGCCGAGGCCCACGACGACACCGCAACGATCGTCAAGGACGGGTACGAGATCCAGCGTCGATGCCCACATCTGAAGGCCGACCTGTCGAAGTTCGGGATCGTCGAGGGCAACAAGCTCACCTGCAATCTTCACGGGTGGGATTGGAACCTCGACACCGGTCGCTGCTTGACGTCGAAGGGGCACGAACTGAGGTCGACGAAGCTCTGA
- a CDS encoding alpha/beta fold hydrolase, translating into MTGPVRQASSIDGTNIVYRVSGDRGARPLVLLHGWAQSSACWGDNLLDDLAENFRVVAVDLRGHGYSDAPVGGYAESANWAGDVEAVLTAEGIESDAILLGWSYGGLVICDYLAEHGTGAVAGVVFVGAITSIGRGEAGGRVGTAMRAAVPGAMAEEPRVAIKALGSFGHALTGPVEGKGAQAQALFGLTLSTAPRVRAALFDRTVSHDDLLRTLDVPALVLHGTSDTVVDVSAGKHAASLIPTVTESYWDGVDHGPFVADPQRFLGDVTAFTSALPAHA; encoded by the coding sequence ATGACCGGACCAGTTCGACAGGCAAGTTCAATCGACGGCACCAACATCGTCTATCGGGTGTCGGGTGATCGCGGCGCCAGGCCCCTCGTCCTGCTCCACGGATGGGCGCAATCCTCGGCATGCTGGGGCGACAACCTTCTCGATGATCTCGCCGAGAATTTCCGGGTCGTCGCCGTCGATTTGCGCGGTCACGGGTATTCCGATGCACCGGTCGGTGGCTATGCAGAATCGGCCAACTGGGCGGGCGACGTCGAAGCGGTCCTGACCGCGGAGGGCATCGAAAGTGACGCGATTCTGCTCGGCTGGTCCTACGGCGGACTCGTCATCTGCGACTACCTCGCCGAACACGGGACCGGGGCGGTGGCGGGCGTCGTGTTCGTCGGCGCGATCACCAGCATTGGCCGGGGGGAGGCGGGCGGCCGCGTCGGGACTGCGATGCGCGCTGCCGTTCCGGGGGCGATGGCCGAGGAGCCGAGAGTCGCCATCAAGGCGTTGGGGAGCTTCGGCCACGCGCTCACCGGGCCAGTCGAAGGTAAGGGAGCGCAGGCACAAGCGCTGTTCGGGCTGACGCTGTCGACGGCGCCACGCGTCAGGGCAGCGTTGTTCGACAGGACCGTCTCGCACGACGACCTACTGAGGACGCTCGATGTTCCAGCTCTGGTGCTGCACGGGACCTCGGACACCGTCGTCGACGTTTCCGCAGGTAAGCACGCGGCATCGTTGATCCCTACGGTTACGGAGTCGTATTGGGACGGCGTCGACCACGGCCCGTTCGTGGCCGACCCTCAGCGGTTCCTCGGCGACGTCACAGCCTTTACGAGCGCCCTCCCTGCGCATGCGTGA
- a CDS encoding L,D-transpeptidase has protein sequence MHVQGEQTKRTRLLWLVTVIAALTALIAGCTIGSDGGSSGNAAPTTEAAPVAGVTYTPADGAEDVSPVAPISVAVKNGTLEAVTLTNPDGKVVQGTLAPDKTSFAVAEPLGYGVAYTWAGDAVGSDGKTVPVDGTFTTVTPDSRTSVSTNIGDGQEVGIAAPIILQFDSAIEDKAAVEKALTVTTNPPTPGAWAWFPDDNGSRVHWRPTNYWAPGTAVSVKANLYGVDYGEGNYGADDVTLDFSIGRSQIVKAEATSHRMQVVRDGQTVMDIPVSYGEGNEARNVTRSGIHVVTEKHEDFLMSNPPFYENVRERWAVRISNNGEFIHANPQTTGVQGASNVTNGCINLSTEDAQQYFQIAMYGDPVEVTGTSIDLSAADGDLYDWAIDWSTWESMSALPAGGAAATTTAPAASAPAAVPAG, from the coding sequence GTGCATGTGCAGGGAGAACAGACAAAACGGACGCGCCTGTTGTGGCTGGTCACAGTGATCGCGGCGCTGACGGCGCTCATCGCAGGCTGCACAATCGGCAGCGACGGTGGATCCTCGGGCAATGCGGCACCGACGACGGAGGCCGCGCCCGTCGCCGGGGTGACCTACACGCCGGCCGACGGAGCCGAGGACGTCAGCCCGGTCGCCCCCATCTCGGTGGCGGTGAAGAACGGAACGCTCGAAGCCGTCACGCTCACCAACCCCGACGGCAAAGTCGTCCAGGGCACGCTGGCGCCGGACAAGACGTCTTTCGCGGTCGCGGAGCCGCTCGGTTACGGCGTGGCCTACACGTGGGCCGGTGATGCAGTCGGCAGCGACGGCAAGACCGTCCCCGTCGACGGCACGTTCACGACGGTGACCCCGGACAGCAGGACGTCGGTCAGCACCAACATCGGCGACGGCCAGGAGGTCGGCATCGCAGCGCCGATCATTCTGCAGTTCGACTCGGCCATCGAGGACAAGGCGGCCGTCGAGAAGGCCCTGACCGTGACCACGAACCCGCCGACTCCCGGCGCATGGGCATGGTTCCCCGACGACAACGGCTCGCGTGTGCACTGGCGTCCGACCAACTACTGGGCCCCCGGTACCGCAGTCTCGGTGAAGGCGAACCTGTACGGCGTCGACTACGGCGAGGGCAACTACGGCGCTGACGACGTGACCCTCGACTTCAGCATCGGACGCAGCCAGATCGTCAAGGCCGAAGCCACGAGCCACCGCATGCAGGTCGTTCGTGACGGGCAGACCGTCATGGACATCCCGGTCAGCTACGGCGAGGGCAACGAGGCTCGCAACGTCACCCGCAGCGGCATCCACGTGGTGACCGAAAAGCACGAGGACTTCCTCATGTCGAACCCGCCGTTCTACGAGAACGTGCGCGAACGATGGGCTGTGCGTATCTCCAACAACGGCGAGTTCATCCACGCGAACCCTCAGACGACTGGCGTGCAGGGGGCGTCGAACGTCACCAACGGGTGCATCAACCTCTCGACCGAGGACGCACAGCAGTACTTCCAGATCGCGATGTACGGCGATCCGGTGGAAGTGACGGGTACGTCCATCGACCTGTCCGCGGCCGACGGCGATCTCTACGACTGGGCCATCGACTGGTCGACGTGGGAATCGATGTCGGCATTGCCGGCGGGTGGGGCTGCTGCAACGACGACGGCTCCGGCCGCGAGTGCCCCCGCCGCAGTTCCAGCGGGGTAG
- a CDS encoding SDR family NAD(P)-dependent oxidoreductase: MTLSEQIPADARIAVVTGASSGIGEATARQLAQQGYHVVIGARRVDRLEQVAAEIGGTALQLDVTDEDSVAAFTAVIPRAHVLINNAGGAKGLAPVIDADLDDWRWMWETNVLGTLRVTKALLPKLIESGDGLVVTITSVAAFEAYDNGSGYTSAKHAQAVLHRTLRGELLGQPVRLTEVAPGAVETEFSLVRFDGDEAKADAVYQGITPLVAQDIAEVIGFVASRPSHVNLDQIIIKPRDQAGPGRFARN; this comes from the coding sequence ATGACATTGTCAGAACAAATCCCAGCCGACGCTCGTATCGCCGTCGTGACCGGCGCGAGTTCGGGCATCGGCGAGGCCACCGCGAGGCAGCTCGCACAGCAGGGTTACCACGTCGTCATCGGAGCTCGCCGCGTCGACCGCCTGGAGCAGGTCGCAGCTGAAATCGGCGGTACTGCACTGCAACTCGACGTGACGGACGAGGATTCGGTTGCCGCGTTCACCGCCGTCATCCCGCGGGCCCATGTGCTGATCAACAACGCGGGCGGCGCGAAAGGCCTCGCTCCGGTCATCGATGCAGATCTCGACGACTGGCGTTGGATGTGGGAGACGAACGTCCTCGGAACGCTGCGTGTGACCAAGGCACTTCTGCCGAAGCTGATCGAGTCCGGGGACGGGCTTGTGGTGACCATCACGTCGGTCGCGGCATTCGAGGCGTACGACAACGGGTCCGGGTACACCTCGGCCAAGCACGCCCAGGCCGTTTTGCACCGCACGCTGCGCGGCGAACTTCTCGGTCAGCCGGTGCGGCTCACCGAGGTGGCACCGGGAGCCGTCGAGACCGAATTCTCTCTCGTGCGCTTCGACGGTGACGAGGCGAAGGCCGACGCCGTCTACCAGGGCATAACGCCCTTGGTGGCACAGGACATCGCCGAGGTCATCGGCTTCGTCGCCTCACGGCCCTCGCACGTCAATCTCGATCAGATCATCATCAAGCCGCGTGATCAGGCGGGTCCGGGCCGCTTCGCCAGGAATTGA
- a CDS encoding UDP-N-acetylmuramate dehydrogenase yields the protein MPTAISELTTMRLGGPAREFAVATTSDELVSLVRGADASGTPVLLIGGGSNLVVGDQGFDGLVVKVETSGVGIGGSSLTAAAGERWDSIVAASVDDGLAGLEALSGIPGLTGATPVQNVGAYGTVTSDVLESLTVYDRETGETSRWTPDQCGFGLHRQSVFKHSTRYVILDTTFSLRRSRSSDPVRYAGLADRLGVAVGDTVPAADVREAVLDLRAQKGMVLDASDHDTWSVGSFFLNPVLTKVPSSASRAPQYPDPSGIKIHAAWLIQNAGFAHGYGTEFGNGTVSLSTKHVLAITNRGGASTADVMALASHIRDGVAAEFGITLVPECDLVGCALT from the coding sequence GTGCCTACTGCAATTTCCGAGCTCACCACCATGCGACTCGGTGGACCCGCTCGTGAGTTCGCCGTCGCGACGACGTCCGACGAGTTGGTATCGCTGGTCCGCGGCGCCGATGCGTCGGGCACCCCTGTGCTGTTGATCGGTGGTGGATCGAACCTCGTCGTCGGCGATCAGGGTTTCGACGGCCTCGTGGTCAAGGTCGAGACTTCGGGCGTCGGTATCGGCGGCAGTTCGCTCACCGCCGCAGCGGGGGAGCGTTGGGATTCGATAGTCGCCGCATCGGTGGACGACGGGTTGGCCGGCCTCGAAGCTCTGTCGGGCATCCCTGGACTGACCGGTGCTACGCCGGTGCAGAACGTCGGCGCCTACGGAACGGTCACCTCCGACGTGCTGGAGAGCCTGACCGTCTACGACCGTGAGACGGGCGAGACCTCCAGGTGGACGCCGGATCAGTGCGGTTTCGGGTTGCATCGCCAGTCGGTGTTCAAGCACTCGACGCGATACGTGATTCTCGATACGACATTTTCGCTTCGTCGTTCTCGCTCCTCCGATCCTGTTCGCTACGCGGGCCTCGCAGATCGTCTCGGCGTCGCCGTGGGTGACACCGTTCCCGCCGCGGACGTGCGGGAGGCGGTGCTCGATCTGCGTGCGCAGAAGGGCATGGTTCTCGACGCCTCCGATCACGACACGTGGAGTGTCGGCTCGTTCTTTCTCAATCCGGTGTTGACGAAGGTCCCGTCGAGTGCGTCGCGTGCACCGCAGTACCCGGACCCGTCGGGGATCAAGATCCACGCAGCGTGGCTGATACAGAACGCAGGCTTCGCTCACGGCTACGGCACGGAGTTCGGCAACGGAACAGTCTCGTTGTCGACCAAGCACGTCCTGGCCATCACCAACAGAGGCGGGGCGAGTACCGCGGACGTGATGGCCTTGGCGTCGCACATTCGTGACGGGGTGGCGGCCGAATTCGGGATCACGTTGGTTCCGGAGTGCGACCTGGTCGGCTGCGCCCTGACCTGA
- a CDS encoding ROK family protein, with product MSLATLPVSTSVPNFRGPRPTSVVRSDARGRVTVVAPDLRIADSPAASVLRVASVEGPISRDIAARATGLSIATVNRQVSALLGAGLLRERADLTAAGAIGRPRVPFEVNHEPYATIGIHIGAIVTGIVVSDLRGRILGAVEIPTPGGPSSDALAIITRSAGAFASRWHRRTPLWVGVALGGRVDGATGIVDHPRLGWENAQVGSIVGGGLGLPVSVSGHVEAMAGSELLLTPARAEASSTGTSLYFYARETAGIALTIDGRVHTPSTGPGSIAHLPTGSNVLCECGKRGCLEATVSDRAVLALAVERGVLAPGTGVSALYQAAHDGSAPARRILVERAQVLGRSVGLLRDLFNPDRVVLGGQAFTEYAAGIPHVAEAFASTSTLPRKDIRITGFGSKVQEFAAAVVSLSAVYSDPLASMRRAAA from the coding sequence GTGTCACTTGCAACTTTGCCAGTATCGACATCGGTACCCAACTTTCGTGGTCCGCGGCCGACGTCAGTCGTACGCTCGGATGCGAGGGGTCGGGTCACGGTTGTCGCACCGGATCTTCGAATTGCCGACAGTCCAGCTGCATCCGTGCTTCGCGTGGCCTCGGTCGAGGGGCCGATATCACGCGATATCGCCGCTCGTGCAACAGGATTGAGCATCGCAACAGTCAACCGGCAGGTGTCGGCGCTACTCGGTGCAGGACTGCTGCGCGAACGCGCCGACCTCACCGCCGCGGGTGCCATCGGTCGTCCTCGCGTGCCGTTCGAGGTCAACCACGAGCCCTACGCAACCATCGGTATCCACATCGGCGCCATCGTCACCGGGATCGTCGTGAGCGACCTCCGTGGACGGATCCTCGGTGCCGTCGAGATCCCGACACCCGGTGGTCCTTCATCCGACGCATTGGCGATCATCACCCGCAGCGCAGGCGCATTCGCCTCCCGCTGGCACCGTCGAACACCGTTGTGGGTGGGCGTGGCACTCGGTGGGCGGGTCGACGGAGCCACTGGAATCGTCGACCATCCCCGACTCGGATGGGAGAACGCTCAGGTCGGGTCCATTGTCGGTGGTGGACTTGGACTTCCCGTATCGGTCTCGGGCCACGTCGAAGCCATGGCAGGTTCCGAACTGCTGCTGACGCCCGCGCGGGCCGAGGCATCCTCGACCGGAACCAGCCTGTATTTCTACGCTCGGGAGACCGCGGGCATCGCGTTGACGATCGACGGCCGCGTGCACACACCGTCCACCGGTCCTGGCTCGATCGCGCACCTGCCGACCGGCTCGAATGTACTGTGCGAGTGCGGAAAACGTGGATGCCTCGAAGCGACCGTGAGCGACCGCGCGGTGTTGGCCCTGGCCGTCGAACGTGGCGTTCTGGCCCCGGGGACCGGCGTCTCGGCGTTGTACCAGGCGGCTCACGACGGCTCGGCGCCTGCGCGTCGGATTCTCGTCGAACGTGCTCAGGTGCTCGGGCGGTCGGTCGGATTGCTACGCGACTTGTTCAATCCGGACCGGGTCGTTCTCGGAGGCCAAGCATTCACCGAGTACGCGGCAGGTATCCCGCATGTTGCCGAGGCGTTCGCATCCACATCGACGTTGCCGCGCAAGGACATTCGAATCACCGGGTTCGGTAGCAAGGTGCAGGAATTCGCCGCGGCGGTCGTTTCGCTCAGCGCGGTCTACTCCGATCCGCTCGCGTCGATGCGCCGGGCTGCCGCCTGA